DNA from Nitrospirota bacterium:
CCAACGATGTGGTCAATCCGGCCGCAAAAAATACTCCGGAAAGTCCAATTTACGGCATGCCAATTCTGGATGTTGAAAGTACAAAGGCGGTTATTGTGCTCAAAAGAAGCATGAACCCCGGGTTTGCCGGAATAGAAAATGAGCTGTTTGAACGGCCAAATACCATGATGGTTTTTGGTGATGCCCGAAAAACAGTAAATGAATTTATTAAAGGGATAAAAGAGTAAGTGAAGCAACTGGCTTTGCCAGTGCGAAACGCGGGGTTCGGGGGCATCGGAGAATGCGAAGCATCGCACGGGCCCCTGAATATGATAAAGAGAAAAGGGGTAAGGTATGAAGGTTATCTTAAAAGAAGACGTTGAACATTTAGGAAAAATGGGCACCCAGCTCGAAGTGAAAGATGGATATGCGCGTAATTTTTTGATTCCCAGAAAAAAGGCCGTTCTGGCAACCGATAAAAATACAAAAGCGTTAGATCATGAAAAACGTGTGATTGACGTC
Protein-coding regions in this window:
- the rplI gene encoding 50S ribosomal protein L9; translated protein: MKVILKEDVEHLGKMGTQLEVKDGYARNFLIPRKKAVLATDKNTKALDHEKRVIDVKLKKIKKEAGDLSEKIQSLTLHLTVQVGEGDKLFGSVTSQDIVEALAKES